CCCCGGCCACTGCACCGGCATTGCCGATGTCGCTATCGCCTATTGCCCCGAGCGCGTGCTGCCCGGCCGCATCCTGGTCGAGCTGATCGACAATGACCGCGTCGTCGGCGGCGTCACCCCGCGTTGCGCGCGTAAGGCGTTGCAATTCTACCGCCGCTTCGTGCGCGGCGCCTGCGTCACCACGTCCGCGCGGGCGGCGGAGATGACCAAGCTCACCGAGAACGCGTTCCGCGACGTCAACATCGCCTTCGCCAACGAGCTGTCGATCGTGGCGGACGGCATGGGCATCGACGTGTGGGAGGTGATCCGCCTCGCCAACCGGCACCCCCGCGTCAACATCCTTTCTCCCGGGCCCGGGGTCGGCGGCCATTGCATCGCCGTCGACCCCTGGTTCCTGGTGGCGGCGGACGCCAAGAACACCCCGCTGATCCGCACCGCGCGCGAAGTGAACGACGGCAAGGTCGACTATACCGTCGCGCGCGCCGAAGCGCTGATCGCCGAACTCCCGGGCGCCCCGGTCGCGTGCCTCGGCCTCGCCTTCAAGGCCAATATCGACGATTTCCGCGAGAGCCCGGCGCTGCACGTGGCAGAGGAACTCGCGGCGCGCCACGGACCGCGCCTGCGCATCGTCGAGCCCTATGCGCGCACCCTCCCTGCCCCGCTCGCCGAAACCGGCGCGCAGCTGATCGATATCGACACCGCGCTCGAGCTCTGCCCGATCCTAATCGTGCTGGTCGACCATGACGTGTTCAAATCGGTCCCGCTCGCCGAGCGCGCCGACAAGCTGGTCTACGACACGCGCGGTATCTGGCCGGACCAGCCGGCGCGCGGCGAGGGTGTGGCGCAGCTGCGATTGGCGATGTGATCCAGTCGATGCACGAACCCACGTTGATTCGTCGGAAGTGGAGTCCAGTTCACAACAACGGCGTTATCATCGCGTCTCGACGGCCTTCAGGATTGCGCGACCATAAGCGGTCTTGCTGAACATCTCGCCGCGAGCGCGCGCCTGCTCGGCCGAAATGAATCCACGTTCAAACGCAATTTCCTCCAGGCAGGCGATCTGTATGCCCTGGCGATGCTGGAGCGTGCGGACGAACTCGCTGGCCTCGAGAAGGCTCTCATGCGTGCCGGTGTCGAGCCAAGCATAGCCGCGGCCCATTTGTTCGACATGAAGATCGTTGGCTTCCATATAGATGTGGTTGAGATCAGTGATCTCTAGCTCGCCGCGTGCGGATGGCTTCAAGTTGCGGGCAAACTCGACGACACGGTTGTCGTAGAAATAAAGACCGGT
This is a stretch of genomic DNA from Sphingomonas sp. BT-65. It encodes these proteins:
- the wecC gene encoding UDP-N-acetyl-D-mannosamine dehydrogenase, whose protein sequence is MDLGSELKVAVLGLGYIGLPTAAVIARTGAKVLGIDVHQHVVDTINAGKVHIEEVDLDGLVSGVIARGTLRASTVIEPSDVFLIAVPTPFGENHAPNIGYVLQAATSIATVLKTGDVVILESTSPVGTTEKVAELLSQLRPDLRIPGHCTGIADVAIAYCPERVLPGRILVELIDNDRVVGGVTPRCARKALQFYRRFVRGACVTTSARAAEMTKLTENAFRDVNIAFANELSIVADGMGIDVWEVIRLANRHPRVNILSPGPGVGGHCIAVDPWFLVAADAKNTPLIRTAREVNDGKVDYTVARAEALIAELPGAPVACLGLAFKANIDDFRESPALHVAEELAARHGPRLRIVEPYARTLPAPLAETGAQLIDIDTALELCPILIVLVDHDVFKSVPLAERADKLVYDTRGIWPDQPARGEGVAQLRLAM